From Solanum lycopersicum chromosome 8, SLM_r2.1, the proteins below share one genomic window:
- the LOC101257289 gene encoding protein NRT1/ PTR FAMILY 6.2-like, with protein MDDLVGNAAVDYKGLLAIRSKTGGWLSNALIVGIEVSERLSTMGIAVNLVTYLIGRMHIPSATSAKIVSDFMGTSFLLCLLGGLIADSFLGRYRTIAIFAIIQTLGTGMLAISSMLPQLQPTPCNIHYSLKSSNCEQATTSQMSVLYISLYLMALGTGGLKSSVSGFCTDQFDETNEEEKAQLTLFFNWFFFFITLGTLLAVTVLVYIQDEVGRSCGYGICSFSMLVAILMFLSGTKRYRYKKTMKSPIAQILHVLIAAIRKRRLQLPTNDSFLYEDNSNSSRISHTDQFRILDKAAIMTKEDYECINSLAENPWRISSVTKVEEVKMIIRLLPIWTTSILFWTAYAQLVTFSVEQASTMDRSIGDFRIPAASLTAFFVSAILISLATYDRLILPFLKIWTAKKSGLTSLQKIGIGLFLSCLGMGVASIIEVKRLSIAKENEETPNTLPISVFLLIPQFFLVGAGVGFMYTGQLDLFITQSPKGMKTMSTGLFLTTMALGFFFSSLLISIVKKVTTANINNGWVGESINKGRLDCFYGLLAILIFIDFGFYVLCASWYTSNIIC; from the exons ATGGATGATTTAGTAGGCAATGCAGCAGTAGACTACAAAGGTTTGCTAGCTATAAGGTCTAAAACTGGGGGTTGGCTCTCCAATGCTCTCATTGTAG GAATTGAAGTGAGTGAAAGGCTATCAACAATGGGCATAGCAGTAAACCTAGTGACTTACTTAATTGGAAGGATGCATATCCCAAGTGCTACTTCAGCCAAGATTGTCTCTGATTTTATGGGCACCTCATTTCTCTTATGTTTGCTTGGTGGCCTTATAGCTGACTCTTTTTTGGGGAGATACAGGACCATTGCAATTTTTGCTATAATACAAACCCTT GGGACTGGCATGTTAGCTATATCATCAATGCTTCCACAACTTCAACCAACTCCATGTAATATCCATTATTCACTCAAAAGTAGCAATTGTGAACAAGCAACTACATCTCAAATGTCAGTTCTATACATATCTTTATATCTGATGGCATTAGGAACAGGTGGTTTAAAATCAAGTGTTTCAGGATTTTGCACTGACCAATTTGATGAAActaatgaagaagaaaaggCTCAATTGACACTATTTTTCAATTGGTTCTTTTTCTTCATAACTCTTGGGACTTTGTTGGCTGTTACTGTCCTTGTTTATATACAAGATGAAGTTGGTAGAAGTTGCGGTTATGGAATTTGTTCTTTCTCTATGTTGGTTGCTATTCTCATGTTTTTGTCAGGGACTAAAAGGTATAGATACAAGAAAACTATGAAAAGTCCTATTGCTCAAATTCTTCACGTTCTAATTGCTGCAATTAGGAAAAGAAGACTTCAACTTCCTACGAATGATTCTTTTCTATATGAAGATAATTCAAACTCTTCAAGAATTTCTCACACTGATCAATTCCG AATATTGGACAAGGCTGCAATTATGACAAAGGAAGATTATGAATGTATTAATTCTTTGGCTGAAAATCCTTGGAGAATTTCGTCAGTGACAAAAGTGGAGGaagtaaaaatgataattaGATTATTACCAATTTGGACAACAAGTATTTTATTTTGGACAGCATATGCACAACTTGTTACCTTTTCAGTAGAACAAGCATCTACAATGGATAGATCAATTGGCGACTTCAGAATACCAGCTGCATCTCTCACTGCCTTCTTTGTATCAGCTATATTAATCTCTCTTGCAACATATGATCGTTTAATTCTACctttcttgaaaatatggaCAGCAAAGAAATCAG GTTTGACAAGTTTACAAAAGATAGGAATAGGTCTATTTCTATCTTGTTTGGGTATGGGTGTTGCATCAATAATAGAAGTTAAACGACTATCAAttgcaaaagaaaatgaagagacaCCAAACACCTTACCAATAAGTGTCTTTTTGTTGATCCCACAGTTCTTTTTGGTAGGTGCAGGAGTTGGCTTCATGTATACAGGACAATTGGATTTATTCATTACACAATCACCTAAAGGAATGAAAACAATGAGCACTGGTCTCTTCCTTACTACTATGGCACTTGGTTTCTTCTTTAGTAGCCTCTTGATATCTATTGTTAAGAAGGTGACCACCGCAAATATTAATAATGGATGGGTAGGTGAGAGTATTAACAAGGGTAGACTTGATTGCTTCTATGGCCTTCTAGCCATACTTATCTTTATAGACTTTGGGTTTTATGTTCTTTGTGCTTCATGGTACACATCAAATATCATATGCTAG
- the LOC138337986 gene encoding uncharacterized protein translates to MAAPPTPQEGASQTRPPLFNGKYYGWWKNRMMDHLLGENPDLWGVVLDGPTIPMKNEIDRTTQVPKDRKERNAVDKLAIQNNAKAKKILICGIGLDEYNRISSCQDAKAIWETLQTAHEGTTQVKKSKIDNLNRQYELF, encoded by the coding sequence ATGGCTGCACCACCTACACCACAGGAAGGAGCTTCACAAACTCGACCACCACTGTTTAATGGAAAGTATTATGGATGGTGGAAGAATCGCATGATGGATCATTTACTAGGAGAAAATCCAGACTTATGGGGAGTCGTGTTGGACGGTCCAACCATACCCATGAAGAATGAAATTGATAGAACCACTCAAGTACCAAAAGATAGGAAAGAACGGAATGCTGTAGATAAACTTGCAATTCAGAACAATGCTAAAGCAAAAAAGATCTTGATATGCGGAATAGGTCTAGATGAATACAATCGAATATCATCATGTCAAGATGCAAAAGCAATATGGGAAACTTTGCAAACTGCGCATGAAGGAACAACTCAGGTAAAGAAGTCTAAAATAGATAACTTGAACAGACAATACGAACTGTTTTGA